One window of the Pseudofrankia sp. DC12 genome contains the following:
- a CDS encoding Rieske 2Fe-2S domain-containing protein: MKVPFTWRPTGWFMIGWSQEFPTGQARPLRYLGEDLVAYRGDDGALHVLQAHCRHLGAHLGHGGKVNGDCVECPFHGWIWGPDGRNRYIPYQDRPNRAAALRVYPVREQYGCVFLWHQPDGAAPSWEMPDIFRLYPQYETDPAAYYPPYPALSRKSQREPVHPQIPGENAADSMHFRYVHHATVTPVLLDWQADDHGWLFETGWPDRRSDDPNAMALRIHSYLFGLGGAISAFDGADNYRLIFATTPVEDGCSDMFYSIWWPRLPGDTAETPPADVLERLEKEFLSTLDDDLEIWRYQDYIEHPVMAVQDAKPYMAYRRWATQFYEIAPGE, from the coding sequence ATGAAGGTTCCGTTCACCTGGAGGCCGACCGGCTGGTTCATGATCGGCTGGTCCCAGGAGTTCCCCACCGGCCAGGCGCGCCCGCTGCGCTACCTGGGCGAGGACCTGGTCGCCTACCGGGGCGACGACGGCGCGCTCCACGTCCTGCAGGCCCACTGCCGCCACCTCGGCGCGCACCTGGGCCACGGTGGCAAGGTCAACGGCGACTGCGTCGAGTGCCCGTTCCACGGCTGGATCTGGGGACCGGACGGGCGCAACCGCTACATCCCGTACCAGGACCGGCCCAACCGTGCCGCGGCGCTGCGGGTCTATCCGGTCCGCGAGCAGTACGGCTGCGTGTTCCTCTGGCACCAGCCGGACGGCGCGGCCCCCAGCTGGGAGATGCCTGACATCTTCCGGCTCTACCCGCAGTACGAGACCGACCCGGCCGCCTACTACCCGCCGTACCCGGCGCTGTCCCGCAAGTCGCAGCGGGAGCCGGTGCACCCGCAGATCCCGGGCGAGAACGCCGCGGACAGCATGCACTTCCGCTACGTCCACCACGCCACCGTCACGCCCGTCCTGCTCGACTGGCAGGCCGACGACCACGGATGGCTGTTCGAGACGGGCTGGCCTGACAGGCGGAGCGACGACCCGAACGCGATGGCGCTGCGCATCCACAGCTACCTGTTCGGCCTCGGCGGAGCGATCAGCGCGTTCGACGGCGCGGACAACTACCGCCTCATCTTCGCGACCACGCCCGTCGAGGACGGCTGCTCGGACATGTTCTACTCGATCTGGTGGCCCCGTCTTCCGGGTGACACCGCCGAGACTCCGCCCGCCGACGTGCTCGAGCGTCTCGAGAAGGAGTTCCTGTCCACTCTGGACGACGACCTCGAGATCTGGCGCTACCAGGACTACATCGAGCACCCCGTGATGGCCGTCCAGGATGCCAAGCCCTACATGGCCTATCGGCGCTGGGCGACGCAGTTCTACGAGATCGCGCCGGGGGAGTAG
- a CDS encoding PaaI family thioesterase yields MVRRVTAYRTDIPTDAVEPTRHPDAPAPGFVLPSHYASCFGCGPAQPHGLHMRIVVGTGCELTATFEVTADHQGAPGLAHGGLLASALDEILGMLGHLTRMSCVTARLETDFRRPVPVGTTLYLSSRADAVAGRKLYASGEGHLDASDGPVAVRARALFVQVGLEHFTKNGRSDEIAAISRDPSLITHIGDYTVGP; encoded by the coding sequence ATGGTCCGGCGAGTGACGGCCTATCGCACCGACATCCCGACGGACGCGGTCGAGCCGACCCGCCACCCGGACGCGCCGGCGCCCGGCTTCGTCCTGCCATCGCACTACGCGAGCTGCTTCGGCTGCGGGCCAGCCCAGCCGCACGGCCTGCACATGCGGATCGTCGTCGGCACGGGCTGCGAGCTCACCGCGACGTTCGAGGTCACCGCGGACCACCAGGGCGCGCCCGGCCTCGCCCACGGCGGGCTGCTGGCGTCAGCGCTCGACGAGATCCTCGGCATGCTCGGCCACCTGACCCGGATGAGTTGCGTCACCGCTCGGCTGGAGACCGACTTCCGCCGGCCGGTCCCCGTAGGTACCACCCTGTACCTGAGCTCCCGGGCCGACGCGGTGGCCGGCCGCAAGCTGTACGCCAGCGGGGAGGGGCACCTGGACGCGTCGGACGGGCCGGTCGCCGTGCGGGCCCGCGCGCTGTTCGTCCAGGTCGGCCTGGAGCACTTCACCAAGAACGGTCGTTCCGACGAGATCGCCGCGATCAGCCGCGACCCGAGCCTGATCACCCACATCGGCGACTACACCGTCGGCCCCTGA
- a CDS encoding lipopolysaccharide assembly protein LapA domain-containing protein, with protein sequence MTAPGQPAGSYGYVNPAPGQIPPPTAPSGPTQVGPPGQPTGSQRRNHGGVSWVVYAVTVLILILAILVALFVAKNGQTVPIWLFGSRKYMSVAAALTIASGAGLVVGLLVGVIAQIPLRRRLRAAKRRLEG encoded by the coding sequence ATGACCGCGCCAGGGCAGCCCGCCGGCAGCTACGGATACGTCAACCCGGCGCCGGGGCAGATCCCGCCGCCGACCGCGCCGAGCGGGCCGACGCAGGTGGGTCCGCCCGGCCAGCCGACGGGCAGCCAGCGCCGCAACCACGGCGGGGTCAGCTGGGTCGTCTACGCGGTCACCGTCCTCATCCTGATCCTGGCGATCCTGGTCGCGCTGTTCGTCGCGAAGAACGGCCAGACGGTCCCGATCTGGCTGTTCGGCAGCCGCAAATACATGTCTGTCGCCGCGGCGCTGACCATCGCCTCCGGCGCCGGCCTGGTCGTCGGGCTCCTGGTCGGCGTGATCGCGCAGATCCCGCTGCGCCGGCGGCTGAGGGCGGCCAAGCGGCGGCTCGAGGGCTGA
- a CDS encoding DoxX family protein, producing MRLLTERHPAPYRTPYPAPLLPSRPAPSRVAVSADDVGRLLLRATVGLLLAGHGAQKLFGLFGGEGLAATGRGFTHLGYPPGNLFAGLAGASELLGGLGLAAGLLTPLSAAAVVGVMINAMVVTASNGLWGTNGGIEYPLTIAVVALTVAAIGAGRLALDRLFRRRDGGLPEMLFALCLGGISAAIVLAI from the coding sequence ATGAGACTTCTCACCGAGCGGCACCCGGCGCCGTACCGGACGCCCTACCCCGCACCGCTTCTTCCCTCTCGCCCCGCGCCGTCGCGCGTGGCTGTGTCCGCGGACGATGTCGGGCGGCTGCTCCTGCGGGCAACCGTCGGCCTGCTGCTCGCCGGGCACGGCGCGCAGAAGCTGTTCGGCCTGTTCGGCGGAGAGGGCCTCGCCGCGACCGGCAGAGGCTTCACACACCTCGGCTACCCTCCCGGCAACCTGTTCGCCGGGCTCGCCGGAGCCTCGGAACTCCTCGGCGGCCTTGGCCTCGCTGCCGGCCTGCTCACGCCCTTGTCGGCCGCGGCCGTCGTCGGCGTCATGATCAACGCGATGGTCGTGACCGCCTCGAACGGGCTGTGGGGCACCAACGGAGGCATCGAGTACCCACTGACCATCGCGGTCGTCGCGCTCACCGTGGCGGCGATCGGCGCCGGACGTCTCGCGCTCGACCGCCTGTTCCGGCGCCGTGACGGCGGACTGCCCGAGATGCTCTTCGCTCTCTGCCTGGGCGGTATCAGCGCCGCCATCGTGCTGGCGATCTAG